From one Triticum aestivum cultivar Chinese Spring chromosome 4B, IWGSC CS RefSeq v2.1, whole genome shotgun sequence genomic stretch:
- the LOC123092198 gene encoding uroporphyrinogen decarboxylase produces the protein MATACPPLSLPSTSLLRRTTRAGPARQPLPSVRCSAVGEAVAEAAVAGTAEEPLLVSAIKGKKVERPPVWLMRQAGRYMKSYQNLCEKYPLFRERSENVDLVVEISLQPWKVFKPDGVILFSDILTPLPGMNIPFDIVKGKGPVIYDPLRTAAAVNEVREFVPEEWVPYVGQALNLLRGEVKNEAAVLGFVGAPFTLASYCVEGGSSKNFSKIKRMAFGEPAILHNLLQKFTTSMASYIKYQADNGAQAVQIFDSWATELSPVDFEEFSLPYLKQIVDSVKETHPDLPLILYASGSGGLLERLPLTGVDVVSLDWTVDMAEGRKRLGSNIAVQGNVDPGVLFGSKEFITKRIYDTVQKAGSEGHVLNLGHGIKVGTPEENVAHFFEVAKGIRY, from the exons ATGGCGACCGCGTGCCCGCCCCTCTCGCTGCCGTCCACTTCCCTCCTCCGCAGGACAACCCGCGCTGGCCCCGCCCGCCAGCCGCTCCCCTCCGTCCGCTGCAGCGCCGTCGGAG AGGCTGTTGCGGAGGCGGCTGTGGCCGGGACGGCGGAGGAGCCACTGCTGGTGAGTGCAATCAAGGGGAAGAAGGTGGAGAGGCCGCCTGTCTGGCTCATGAGGCAGGCCGGGAGGTACATGAAG AGCTATCAAAATCTCTGCGAGAAATATCCTTTGTTCCGTGAAAGATCAGAAAATGTTGACCTTGTTGTTGAGATCTCTCTGCAGCCATGGAAGGTTTTCAAGCCTGATGGA GTTATCTTGTTCTCGGATATCCTTACTCCACTTCCTGGGATGAACATACCTTTTGACATTGTGAAAGGAAAAGGTCCAGTGATATATGATCCCTTGAGAACAGCAGCGGCTGTGAACGAAGTCAGGGAATTCGTTCCAGAGGAGTGGGTCCCTTATGTAGGACAAGCTTTAAATTTGCTGCGAGGAGAG GTTAAGAATGAAGCTGCTGTGCTTGGTTTTGTTGGAGCCCCCTTTACCTTGGCATCTTATTGCGTGGAGGGAGGTTCGTCcaagaatttctcaaagattaaGAGAATGGCCTTCGGAGAACCAGCG ATTCTACATAATTTGCTACAGAAGTTTACAACTTCCATGGCTAGCTACATTAAATACCAAGCTGACAATGGTGCCCAGGCTGTCCAAATTTTTGACTCATGGGCTACAGAACTCAGCCCAGTTGATTTTGAGGAATTCAGCTTGCCATATCTTAAGCAAATCGTGGATTCTGTTAAGGAAACACATCCTGACTTACCTCTGATATTATATGCAAGCGGATCTGGTGGATTGCTGGAAAGGCTTCCGTTGACAGGTGTTGATGTTGTTAGTTTGGACTGGACAGTTGATATGGCCGAGGGTAGGAAACGATTGGGATCCAACATAGCAGTTCAAGGGAACGTGGACCCTGGTGTTCTTTTTGGATCCAAAGAGTTCATAACCAAGCGGATTTACGACACCGTGCAGAAGGCTGGTAGTGAAGGACATGTGTTGAACCTTGGTCATGGCATTAAGGTGGGGACTCCCGAGGAAAATGTTGCCCATTTCTTTGAGGTCGCAAAAGGGATCAGATACTGA